A window of Clostridioides sp. ES-S-0010-02 genomic DNA:
ATTATAGTACTTCTGGAGCAAGAGAAACTATTTTCATGAATTCATTGTCTCTTAACTCTCTAGCAACAGGCCCGAATATACGAGTTCCTACTGGAGTTTTATCGTCCTTTATTATAACAGCAGCATTTTCATCAAAAGATATATAGCTTCCGTCATTACGTCTTACGCCTTGTTTGCTTCTTACTATAACAGCTTTAACAACCTTACCTTTTTTTACAACTCCACCAGGTGTTGCACTTTTAACAGTAGCAACTATAACGTCGCCTATGTTACCATATCTTCTTTTACTTCCGCCTAGAACACGTATACATAAAAGTTCTTTAGCTCCTGAGTTATCAGCAACTCTTAGACGTGATTCTTGTTGTATCATATCGTAATCCCTCCTTCTTCAAAAACTACTTAACTTTCTCAACAACTTCAACTAGTCTGAATCTCTTATCTTTAGATAAAGGTCTAGTTTCCATTATTTTAACTCTATCTCCGATGTTACATATATTCTTTTCATCATGAGCCTTAAATTTCTTAGTTCTCTTAACACGTTTATTATATAGTGGATGACGTACGAACTCTTCAACAGCTACTACTATTGTTTTATCCATCTTATCACTAACAACACGGCCTATTCTAACTTTTCTTCTTCCTCTTTCCATGTTTAAAAAGCCTCCTTTCCAAATTAAGCTCTAGTTTCGTATAACTTTCTTTCAGCAAGAACAGTTTTAACTTTTGCTATATCCTTCTTAACAAACTTTATTCTAGCTGTATTTTCTAATTGACCAGTAGCTAATTGGAATCTTAAGCTAAATAATTCACTTTTGAAGTCGTTTAATTTGTTCATTAGCTCTTCGCTTGTTAAATCTCTTAATTCTTTAGCTTTCATCCTATTCACCACCCTTTACTTCTAAATCTTCTTTTTTAACAAATTTACATTTGATTGGTAATTTATGTGCAGCAAGTCTCATAGCTTCTCTTGCTTTATCTTCAGAAACACCTGCTAATTCAAACATAACTCTTCCTGGCTTAACTACAGCTACCCAATATTCTGGAGAACCTTTCCCTGCACCCATACGAGTTTCTGCTGGTTTTCTTGTTACTGGTTTATGAGGGAATATTTTTATCCAAACCTTTCCCCCTCTTTTTATATATCTAGTCATCGCGATTCTGGCAGCTTCTATTTGATTAGAAGTTATCCAAGAAGCTTCTAAAGCTACTAATCCAAACTCACCATAAGTAACTTTGTTACCTTTATGAGCTTGCCCAGCCATACTTCCTCTATGAACTCTACGACGCTTTACTCTTTTTGGCATTAACATGAGTATTTTTCCTCCTTCCTTGAACCTAACTATTATTAATTTCCTTTGTTTTCAGTTCTTTGAGGTCTTGATCCACCTTGAGGTCTTTGTCCACCTTGAGGTTTTTGTCCTCTGTAGTTTCCTCTGTTATCGTTTCCTCTTCTATCATTTCCTCTTCTATCGTTTCTTCTGTTATCTCTCTTGTTGTCTCTTCTGTCGCTCTTTCTGCTTTCTTCTCTTGGATTTACACCATCTCTAGTTGGTAAAACTTCACCATTACATATCCAAACTTTTATACCTATTTTTCCATAAGTAGTATCAGCTTCAGCGAAACCATAATCTATATCTGCTCTTAAAGTTTGTAGTGGCACATTTCCTTCACTATAACCTTCAGTTCTAGCCATTTCAGCTCCACCTAATCTTCCTGAAGCAGAAACTTTTATCCCTTTAGCACCAGATTTCATTGCTCTTTGTATAGCTTGTTTCATTGCTCTTCTGAAAGCAACCCTTCTTTCTATAGCTAAAGCTATATTTTCAGCTACTAATTGAGCATTTTTATCTGTACTTCTTACTTCTACTATGTTAACTATTATACTTTTCTTTGTCATTTTTTCTAATTCAACTTTTAATGCTTCGATTCCAGCACCAGCTCTTCCTATAACTACTCCTGGCTTAGCAACATGTAAGTCCATTTTTATTTTATTAGCTGATCTTTCTATTTCTATTCTAGCAACTCCAGCTGAGTATAATCTTTTCTTTAAGAATTTACGTATATTATGGTCTTCTAATAATAAGTTTCCGAACTCTTTTTTATCAGTAGCGAACCATCTTGAGTCCCAATCTTTTATAACACCGACCCTTAAGCCGTGTGGATTAACCTTTTGACCCATTACTTTCCCTCCTATCTATTAATTATTTTTTTTCTTTCACAACAACCTCTATATGAGAAGTTCTTTTTCTTATTGTAGTTGCACGACCCATAGCTCTAGGCATGAATCTCTTCATTGTTGGCCCTTGATTAGCAACTATTGATGCTATATATAATTTTTCAGTATCCATTTCGTGATTGTTTTCTGCGTTAGCTTTAGCTGACTTTACAACTTTAGCTATTATTGAAGCTGCTCCTCTTGGAGTGAACTTTAATATCGCTAATGCTTCATCAACATTCTTTCCTCTAACAAGGTCACAGATTTGGCCTGCTTTTCTTGGTGATACACGTACATATTTAGCAGTAGCTTTTGCTTCCATTGTTATTCCTCCTTTCTTAGTCATAATTTAATTATTTTCTCTTATTAGATTTTTCGTCATCCTTATGTCCTTTGAAAGTTCTAGTAGGAACGAACTCACCTAATTTGTGTCCAACCATATCTTCTGTTATATATACTGGAACATGTTTTCTTCCATCATGAACAGCTATAGTGTTTTCTACCATTTGTGGAAATACAGTTGAAGATCTTGACCAAGTTTTTATAACTTCTTTATTTCCGCTAGCATTCATAGCTTCTATTTTCTTTAAAAGTCTTGCATGGACAAAAGGTCCTTTTTTAGTTGATCTTGACATTTATATTCCTCCTTTCCGAGCAAAAATAAATTTACTACTTAGTTCTTCTTGATACTATTAACTTATTTGAAGCTTTGTTTTTCTTTCTAGTTTTGTATCCAAGAGCTGGTTTACCCCATGGAGTAACAGGAGATGGTCTACCTATTGGAGATCTACCTTCCCCTCCACCGTGTGGATGGTCATTAGGGTTCATTACAGAACCTCTTACAGTAGGTCTTATTCCCATATGTCTTTTTCTACCTGCTTTACCAATAACTACGTTACCGTGCTCTATATTTCCAACTTGTCCTATAGTAGCTTTACAGTTTATGCTTACTAATCTCATTTCACCTGATGGTAATCTTAATAAAGCATTTTTTCCTTCTTTAGCCATTAATTGTGCAGAAACTCCAGCAGATCTAACTAATTGAGCTCCTTTTCCTGGCTTTAATTCTATATTATGAATGATAGTACCAACTGGCATATCTTTTAATGCTAAACAGTTTCCTGGTTTTATATCAGCACCTAATCCTGATAAGATAGTATCTCCAACGTTGATTCCAACTGGAGCTAATATATATCTTTTTTCTCCATCAGCATAGTTTAATAATGCAATATTTGCAGTTCTGTTTGGATCATATTCTATAGTAGCAACCTTAGCAGGTATACCATCTTTATCTCTTTTAAAATCTATTATTCTATATTTTCTTTTTTGTCCTCCACCTCTATGACGAACAGTTATTCTACCATGTACGTTTCTACCAGCATTTTTCTTTAAGTTAACTAAAAGAGATCTTTCTGGTTGGTTACATGTTATTTCCTCAGAAACTAAAACTGTCATTTGTCTTAAGGCAGGAGAAGTTGGTCTAAACTTTTTTATAGCCATCTGTTTTCCCTCCTTCGTTTGTTATAATATTACATTCCTTGGAAGAATTCTATTTCTTTACTATCAGCAGTTAATTTAACTACTGCTTTCTTAAAGCTTGCTGTTCTTCCTTGAGTTCTACCCATTCTTTTAACTTTTCCATCGTAGTTTAAAGTATTTACTTTATCAACACTAACTCCGAATACTTTTTCTACTGCTTTTTTTATTTCAGTTTTGTTCGCATCTTTAGCCACAACAAAAGTGTATTTTTTTTCACCCATTTCAGCCATACTGTGCTCAGTTACAACTGGTCTTATTATTACATCATGTGGATTAGTCATTATGCGTACACCTCCTCCACTTTTTTAACAGCATCTGTAGTTATTATAAATGAATCATATTTTAATATATCATATACATTCATAGTATTAACTAATGCAGTTTGAACACCTTCTATATTTCTAGCTGATTTTATTACATTATCATTTTTATCAGCTATAACTACTAAAGCTTTTTTAGCAGCATTTATATTATTTAATATTTGAGCAAATTCTTTAGTTTTAGGAGCATCCATGTTTAATGCATCTAATACTATAACTTCACTATTTTGTATTTTTGAAGATAAAGCACTCTTCATAGCTAATCTTCTTACCTTCTTAGGTAATGTATATTTGTAACTTCTTGGTTTAGGTGCAAAAGCAACTCCTCCACCTACCCATTGTACAGATCTTGTAGAACCTTGTCTTGCTCTACCTGTTCCTTTTTGTTTCCAAGGTTTTCTTCCGCCACCTCTAACTTCTGCTCTAGTCTTAGCAGATTGAGTTCCTTGTCTCTTATTTGCTAATTGATTTTTTACAACTTCATATAAAACATGTCCATTAACTTCTACGCCAAATATAGAATCTGATAATTCTATTTCTCCAACGTTTTGTCCACTAACATTTAGTACATTTAATTTTGGCATTGTTATTCCTCCTTTCTCTAGGTTAGTCATTATTTAGAAACCTTTACAGCTTCTTTTATAGTTACTACTGAACCTTTAGCTCCTGGTATAGCTCCCTTAACTAATATAAGGTTCTTATCAGCATCTACTTTAACAACCTCTAAGTTTTGAACTGTTACCTTTACGCTTCCCATGTGTCCAGCTAATTTTTTGTTTTTAAATACTCTACCTGGGTAAGAACAAGCTCCCATTGAACCTGGTCTTCTGTGGTATCTAGAACCGTGAGATTCAGGACCTCTACTTTGTCCATGTCTTTTTATTGGACCTTGGAATCCCTTACCTTTACTTATTCCAGTAACATCTATTTTTGCACCTGCTTCAAATACATCAGCTTTTATTTCTTGTCCAACTGTGTATCCTTCTACAGAATCTACTCTAAACTCTTTTAAATGTTTCTTTAAAACATTAGCAGCAGCTAAGTGTCCTTTTTTAGGCTTGTTTAAAGATTTTTCTTTAGCATCTTCAAAACCTATTTGTATAGCATTGTATCCATCTTTATCAACTGTTTTTATTTGAGTAACGACCATAGGTCCTGCTTCAACAGCTGTTACAGGTATAACTACACCTTTATCAGTGAATATTTGAGTCATACCAACTTTTTTTCCTAATATTCCATTCATATTAGCACCTCCTATAATTCTTACAGCGGATTACATCATTTTAGAAGTAATCATTCTAAGATAGTTACCTATAGGATAATATCTTAGGGGTTCTTATAATTTTATTTCTATATCTACACCTGCTGGTAAGTCTAATCTCATTAATGAGTCAACTGTTTTAGGTGTTGGATTAGCTATGTCGATTAGTCTTTTATGAGTTCTTATTTCAAATTGTTCTCTAGAGTCTTTGTACTTATGTACGGCTCTTAATATAGTTACAATTTGTTTTTCTGTTGGTAGAGGCACAGGTCCTGAAACTTGTGATCCAGCCTTTTTAGCAGTTTCAACTATTTTACCTGCTGAAAAATCTAATAATTTGTGATCATATGATTTTAATCTTATTCTTATTTTTTCATTCTTAGCCATTTTGTTTTCCCTCCTTTATCACGTGTTTAATTTTCAAGTTGCGTACAACTAATACCGATACACTGCTCCGGGTGTGTTGTAACTTTCAAATCGACATCAGTTCGTATTTCACTAGGATTTAATTTTTATTTTCTTAATCTCTCAAGCACACTATTATATTTTATATCATCTGTTACATTTTTTCAAGTTTTTTTTATGTTTTTTTCAATTTTATTTTCTCTTACAACATTATAACCTTAAACTTGATTATGAATCTATCTCAAGGCACTAGTTTAGTATATATGCTTTATTGCTACTTGTCAACAAAAAACAAAAAAGAGAGGTTAAACCCCCTCTTTTTTTATATGAAATCAATTAGCTTAGTAAAAGATTATTCGATTATTGTAGCAACAACTCCTGAAGCTACTGTTCTTCCACCTTCTCTTATTGAGAATCTTAATCCTTCTTCTACAACTATTGAATTTATTAAGTCTACTTCCATTGTTACGTTATCTCCAGGCATTACCATTTCTATTCCATCTGGTAACTTACAAGCTCCTGTTACATCTGTTGTTCTGAAATAGAATTGTGGTCTATATCCATCAAAGAATGGTGTATGTCTTCCACCTTCTTCTTTTTTAAGTACATATACTTCTGCAGTAAATTTTGTGTGTGCTTTTACTGATCCAGTCTTTGCTAGTACTTGTCCTCTTTCTATTTCGTTTCTTTGTACTCCTCTTAATAATGCTCCTATATTATCCCCTGCTTGTGCTTGGTCTAATAATTTTCTGAACATTTCTACTCCTGTTACTACTACTTTTCTTGGTGCTTCTGTTAATCCTACTAATTCTAC
This region includes:
- the rplN gene encoding 50S ribosomal protein L14, which encodes MIQQESRLRVADNSGAKELLCIRVLGGSKRRYGNIGDVIVATVKSATPGGVVKKGKVVKAVIVRSKQGVRRNDGSYISFDENAAVIIKDDKTPVGTRIFGPVARELRDNEFMKIVSLAPEVL
- the rpsQ gene encoding 30S ribosomal protein S17; amino-acid sequence: MERGRRKVRIGRVVSDKMDKTIVVAVEEFVRHPLYNKRVKRTKKFKAHDEKNICNIGDRVKIMETRPLSKDKRFRLVEVVEKVK
- the rpmC gene encoding 50S ribosomal protein L29: MKAKELRDLTSEELMNKLNDFKSELFSLRFQLATGQLENTARIKFVKKDIAKVKTVLAERKLYETRA
- the rplP gene encoding 50S ribosomal protein L16 — its product is MLMPKRVKRRRVHRGSMAGQAHKGNKVTYGEFGLVALEASWITSNQIEAARIAMTRYIKRGGKVWIKIFPHKPVTRKPAETRMGAGKGSPEYWVAVVKPGRVMFELAGVSEDKAREAMRLAAHKLPIKCKFVKKEDLEVKGGE
- the rpsC gene encoding 30S ribosomal protein S3: MGQKVNPHGLRVGVIKDWDSRWFATDKKEFGNLLLEDHNIRKFLKKRLYSAGVARIEIERSANKIKMDLHVAKPGVVIGRAGAGIEALKVELEKMTKKSIIVNIVEVRSTDKNAQLVAENIALAIERRVAFRRAMKQAIQRAMKSGAKGIKVSASGRLGGAEMARTEGYSEGNVPLQTLRADIDYGFAEADTTYGKIGIKVWICNGEVLPTRDGVNPREESRKSDRRDNKRDNRRNDRRGNDRRGNDNRGNYRGQKPQGGQRPQGGSRPQRTENKGN
- the rplV gene encoding 50S ribosomal protein L22 yields the protein MEAKATAKYVRVSPRKAGQICDLVRGKNVDEALAILKFTPRGAASIIAKVVKSAKANAENNHEMDTEKLYIASIVANQGPTMKRFMPRAMGRATTIRKRTSHIEVVVKEKK
- the rpsS gene encoding 30S ribosomal protein S19; this translates as MSRSTKKGPFVHARLLKKIEAMNASGNKEVIKTWSRSSTVFPQMVENTIAVHDGRKHVPVYITEDMVGHKLGEFVPTRTFKGHKDDEKSNKRK
- the rplB gene encoding 50S ribosomal protein L2 produces the protein MAIKKFRPTSPALRQMTVLVSEEITCNQPERSLLVNLKKNAGRNVHGRITVRHRGGGQKRKYRIIDFKRDKDGIPAKVATIEYDPNRTANIALLNYADGEKRYILAPVGINVGDTILSGLGADIKPGNCLALKDMPVGTIIHNIELKPGKGAQLVRSAGVSAQLMAKEGKNALLRLPSGEMRLVSINCKATIGQVGNIEHGNVVIGKAGRKRHMGIRPTVRGSVMNPNDHPHGGGEGRSPIGRPSPVTPWGKPALGYKTRKKNKASNKLIVSRRTK
- the rplW gene encoding 50S ribosomal protein L23; amino-acid sequence: MTNPHDVIIRPVVTEHSMAEMGEKKYTFVVAKDANKTEIKKAVEKVFGVSVDKVNTLNYDGKVKRMGRTQGRTASFKKAVVKLTADSKEIEFFQGM
- the rplD gene encoding 50S ribosomal protein L4 — encoded protein: MPKLNVLNVSGQNVGEIELSDSIFGVEVNGHVLYEVVKNQLANKRQGTQSAKTRAEVRGGGRKPWKQKGTGRARQGSTRSVQWVGGGVAFAPKPRSYKYTLPKKVRRLAMKSALSSKIQNSEVIVLDALNMDAPKTKEFAQILNNINAAKKALVVIADKNDNVIKSARNIEGVQTALVNTMNVYDILKYDSFIITTDAVKKVEEVYA
- the rplC gene encoding 50S ribosomal protein L3, which codes for MNGILGKKVGMTQIFTDKGVVIPVTAVEAGPMVVTQIKTVDKDGYNAIQIGFEDAKEKSLNKPKKGHLAAANVLKKHLKEFRVDSVEGYTVGQEIKADVFEAGAKIDVTGISKGKGFQGPIKRHGQSRGPESHGSRYHRRPGSMGACSYPGRVFKNKKLAGHMGSVKVTVQNLEVVKVDADKNLILVKGAIPGAKGSVVTIKEAVKVSK
- the rpsJ gene encoding 30S ribosomal protein S10, with amino-acid sequence MAKNEKIRIRLKSYDHKLLDFSAGKIVETAKKAGSQVSGPVPLPTEKQIVTILRAVHKYKDSREQFEIRTHKRLIDIANPTPKTVDSLMRLDLPAGVDIEIKL